The proteins below come from a single Mycobacterium parmense genomic window:
- a CDS encoding PE family protein, which produces MSFLTALPDAVQAAAQDLAGIRSALDEVTQAIAAPTTGLMPAAQDEVSTAIAALFGNFGQEYQALNAEVQAFHSAFVSTLSGGATAYLEAEVANAAAMLSGGGSLMVGAGHGVAAAAQATSALGVNLSGGLGLGLNAALGPIGAELEGLALQAGGTLLTNVGGALVQTGNAIASLGTSLEASGAAMSALGAQLSAQAGGAISAFLNGGLNAAISASLAGLGPLGASLAAGLTGGLSGLANLGSTLLADLGGGLSGLINGGLALTGGFGAALSGLGGSLSAALNLALSGNLAGLSGLLGLPASLAATLGAGLNGLLGTGAMLAADLAGGLNGLANLGGTLAADLAGALGPLGANLGLALSLGLSGSLAGLGPLGAAIAAGLTGGLSGLVNLGGTLAADLGTGLSSLLNGGLNLAGSLAGGLSGLGATLGATITGSLAAGLSGLAGLGGLPAELAASLAAGLNGLGGVGAALAGNLANGLGVLVNTGAAIAGDLAGALGPLGASLSAALSLGLGGSLAGLAPLAAALQAGLTGGLSGLANLGATLAADLGTGLSGLLNGGLNLAGSFGAALSGLGGSLSAALNLALSGNLAGLSGLLGLPADIAASLGAGLNGLINTGATLAGDLGAGLNGLLSLAGPLGLDIAAALNGLGANLGVALSLGLSGSLAGLGPLGAAIAAGLTGGLSGLVNLGGTLAADFANGLTGLLNGGLALGGNLAAALSGLGGALSASLAGSLTAGLSGLAALGPLGAEFAGALNAGLNDLLGTGVNLATALGGGLNGLLNLGGALGADIAGALNGLSGSLGLGLSAMLSGSLAGLGPLGAAIAAGLTGGLSGLVNLGGTLAADLGTGLSSLLNGGLNLAGSLAGGLSGLGATLGATITGSLAAGLSGLAGLGGLPASIAATLGAGLNGLENVGAALAGNLGSGLGVLLGTGAGLAADLAAALGPLGASLSAALSLGLGGSLAGLAPLAAALQAGLTGGLSGLVNLGNTLAADLGTGLSGLLNGGLNLAGSFGAALSGLGGSLSAALNLALSGNLAGLSGLLGLPADIAASLGAGLNGLINTGATLAGDLGAGLNGLLGLAGPLGLDIAGALNGLGANLSAALSLGLSGSLAGLGPLGAAIQAGLTGGLSGLVNLGATLAADLGTGLSGLLNGGLNLAGSFGAALSGLGGSLSAALNLALSGNLAGLSGLLGLPADIAASLGAGLNGLINTGATLAGDLGAGLNGLLGLAGPLGLDIAGALNGLGANLSAALSLGLSGSLAGLGPLGAAIAAGLTGGLSGLVNLGGTLAADLGTGLSSLLNGGLNLAGSLAGGLSGLGATLGATITGSLAAGLSGLAGLGGLPAALAGSLEAGFTGLENVGAGLAANLANGLGVLVNTGAAIAGDLAGALGPLGASLSGALNLALSGSLAGLAPLAAALQAGLTGGLSGLVNLGNTLAADLGTGLSGLLNGGLNLAGSFGAALSGLGGSLSAALNLALSGNLAGLSGLLGLPADIAASLGAGLNGLINTGATLAGDLGAGLNGLLSLGGGLGADIAGALNGLGGSLSAALALGLSGSLAGLGPLGAAIQAGLTGGLGGLVNLGNTLAADLGAGLTGLLNGGLNLAGNLGAALGGLGGTLGAALQASLGAGLTGLGNLTGLGATLAAELGAGLNGLGNLGATIAADLGGGLNGLLNLGATLGADLGAALAGLNANLMLNLGVNLAAGLNGLGASLAALTGGLTGGFAGLVNTGELLLGTLGSSLAGLGGTGAALASIWGNAAAQIGSALSGAFSGSLGVAFPGLIGAGATLASGLAAVTFGLAQTGNTLVTSVVTALRDLGLSLEAAINASLGIGVSV; this is translated from the coding sequence ATGTCCTTTTTGACCGCGTTGCCGGATGCAGTACAGGCGGCAGCCCAAGATTTGGCGGGAATCCGCTCGGCGCTGGACGAGGTCACCCAGGCCATCGCGGCCCCTACGACTGGCCTGATGCCAGCGGCGCAGGATGAGGTGTCGACCGCGATCGCGGCCCTCTTCGGGAACTTCGGGCAGGAATACCAGGCCCTGAACGCCGAGGTGCAGGCCTTTCACAGCGCGTTCGTCAGCACGCTGAGTGGGGGCGCCACCGCTTACCTGGAGGCCGAGGTCGCCAACGCCGCGGCGATGCTCAGCGGCGGTGGCTCGCTGATGGTGGGCGCCGGCCACGGGGTCGCCGCTGCCGCGCAGGCCACGAGCGCGCTGGGGGTCAACCTGTCGGGCGGGCTGGGTCTGGGGCTCAACGCCGCGCTGGGGCCGATCGGGGCCGAGTTGGAGGGCCTCGCCCTGCAGGCCGGTGGCACGTTGCTGACCAACGTCGGCGGCGCGCTGGTGCAGACAGGCAATGCCATCGCCAGCCTCGGGACGTCGCTGGAGGCCAGCGGCGCGGCAATGTCGGCGCTCGGCGCGCAGTTGAGCGCACAGGCCGGCGGCGCGATCTCCGCGTTCCTCAACGGCGGGCTCAACGCGGCCATCTCGGCCAGCCTCGCGGGCCTGGGTCCGCTGGGGGCGTCCCTGGCAGCCGGCCTGACCGGCGGCCTGTCGGGCCTGGCCAACCTCGGATCCACCCTCCTCGCCGACCTGGGCGGCGGCCTGTCCGGCCTGATCAACGGTGGTCTGGCGCTGACCGGCGGCTTCGGCGCGGCCCTGTCCGGCCTCGGTGGCTCGCTGAGCGCCGCGCTGAACCTGGCGCTCAGTGGCAACCTCGCGGGCCTGAGCGGCCTGCTCGGACTGCCGGCCTCGCTGGCCGCCACGCTGGGCGCTGGCCTGAACGGGCTGCTCGGCACCGGCGCGATGCTGGCGGCCGACCTGGCCGGCGGGCTGAACGGCCTGGCCAATCTTGGCGGCACGCTGGCCGCCGACCTCGCCGGGGCGCTGGGGCCCCTGGGCGCCAACCTCGGTCTGGCGTTGTCGCTGGGGCTGTCCGGTTCGCTGGCGGGTCTGGGTCCGCTGGGCGCGGCGATCGCGGCGGGTCTGACCGGTGGGCTTTCGGGTCTGGTGAACCTTGGCGGCACGCTGGCCGCGGACCTGGGTACCGGCTTGAGCAGCCTGCTCAACGGCGGTCTGAACCTGGCGGGCAGCCTGGCCGGTGGTCTGAGTGGCCTCGGGGCGACGCTGGGCGCGACCATCACCGGCAGCCTGGCGGCCGGCCTGAGCGGGCTGGCGGGCCTGGGCGGTCTGCCGGCCGAGCTGGCGGCCAGCCTGGCCGCCGGCCTGAACGGCCTCGGCGGCGTCGGCGCGGCGCTGGCCGGCAACCTGGCCAACGGGCTGGGCGTGCTGGTGAACACCGGTGCCGCGATCGCCGGCGACCTGGCCGGGGCGCTGGGTCCGCTGGGTGCCAGCCTGAGCGCGGCCCTGAGCCTCGGGCTTGGTGGTTCGCTGGCGGGCCTGGCTCCGCTGGCGGCCGCGCTGCAGGCGGGGCTGACCGGTGGCCTGTCCGGCCTGGCGAACCTGGGCGCGACGCTGGCCGCCGACCTGGGGACCGGTTTGAGCGGTCTGCTCAATGGTGGGTTGAACCTGGCGGGCAGCTTCGGTGCGGCGCTGTCGGGTCTGGGTGGGTCGCTGAGTGCGGCGCTGAACCTGGCGCTGAGCGGCAACCTGGCCGGGCTGAGCGGGCTGCTCGGGTTGCCGGCCGACATCGCGGCCAGCCTGGGCGCCGGGCTCAACGGGCTGATCAACACCGGTGCGACGCTGGCGGGCGACCTGGGTGCTGGTCTGAACGGCCTGCTGAGCCTTGCCGGGCCGTTGGGTCTGGACATCGCCGCGGCGCTGAACGGGTTGGGCGCCAACCTGGGCGTGGCCCTGTCGCTGGGGCTGTCCGGTTCGCTGGCGGGCCTGGGCCCGCTGGGGGCGGCCATCGCGGCAGGTCTGACCGGTGGGCTTTCGGGCCTGGTGAACCTCGGTGGCACGCTGGCGGCCGACTTCGCCAATGGTCTGACGGGGCTGCTCAACGGCGGCCTGGCGCTCGGCGGCAACCTGGCCGCGGCGCTGTCGGGCCTGGGCGGCGCGTTGTCCGCGTCGCTGGCGGGCAGCCTGACCGCGGGTCTGAGCGGGTTGGCGGCCCTGGGGCCGCTGGGTGCGGAGTTCGCGGGTGCGCTCAACGCCGGTTTGAACGACCTGCTGGGCACGGGGGTGAACCTGGCGACGGCGTTGGGTGGCGGGCTGAACGGGCTGCTGAACCTCGGTGGCGCGTTGGGCGCCGATATCGCCGGGGCGTTGAACGGTCTGAGTGGGTCGCTGGGCCTGGGTCTGTCGGCCATGCTGAGTGGTTCGCTGGCGGGTCTGGGCCCGCTGGGGGCGGCCATCGCGGCGGGTCTGACCGGTGGGCTGTCGGGCCTGGTGAACCTTGGTGGCACGCTGGCCGCGGACCTGGGTACCGGCTTGAGCAGCCTGCTCAACGGCGGTCTGAACCTGGCGGGCAGCCTGGCCGGTGGTCTGAGTGGCCTCGGTGCGACGCTGGGCGCGACCATCACCGGCAGCCTGGCGGCCGGCCTGAGCGGGCTGGCGGGCCTGGGCGGTCTGCCGGCTTCGATCGCCGCCACCCTGGGCGCGGGCCTGAATGGCCTCGAAAACGTCGGCGCGGCGCTGGCCGGCAACCTCGGCTCCGGCCTGGGCGTGCTGCTGGGCACGGGCGCCGGCTTGGCGGCTGACCTGGCCGCGGCGCTGGGCCCGCTGGGTGCCAGCCTGAGCGCGGCCCTGAGCCTCGGGCTCGGTGGCTCGCTGGCGGGCCTGGCTCCGCTGGCGGCCGCGCTGCAGGCGGGGCTGACCGGTGGCCTGTCCGGCCTGGTCAACCTGGGCAACACGCTGGCCGCCGACCTGGGGACCGGTTTGAGCGGTCTGCTCAATGGTGGGTTGAACCTGGCGGGCAGCTTCGGTGCGGCGCTGTCGGGTCTGGGTGGGTCGCTGAGTGCGGCGCTGAACCTGGCGCTGAGCGGCAACCTGGCCGGGCTGAGCGGGCTGCTCGGGTTGCCGGCCGACATTGCGGCCAGCCTGGGCGCCGGGCTCAACGGGCTGATCAACACCGGAGCGACGCTGGCGGGCGACTTGGGTGCGGGTCTGAACGGCCTGCTGGGTCTTGCCGGGCCGTTGGGTCTGGACATCGCCGGGGCGCTGAACGGGTTGGGCGCCAACCTGAGTGCGGCCCTGTCGCTGGGGCTGTCCGGTTCGCTGGCGGGCCTGGGCCCGCTGGGCGCGGCGATTCAGGCCGGCCTCACCGGCGGCCTGAGCGGCCTGGTCAACCTGGGCGCGACGCTGGCCGCCGACCTGGGGACCGGTTTGAGCGGTCTGCTCAATGGTGGGTTGAACCTGGCGGGCAGCTTCGGTGCGGCGCTGTCGGGTCTGGGTGGGTCGCTGAGTGCGGCGCTGAACCTGGCGCTGAGCGGCAACCTGGCCGGGCTGAGCGGATTGCTCGGGTTGCCGGCCGACATTGCGGCCAGCCTGGGCGCCGGGCTCAACGGGCTGATCAACACCGGAGCGACGCTGGCGGGCGACCTGGGTGCGGGTCTGAACGGCCTGCTGGGTCTTGCCGGGCCGTTGGGTCTGGACATCGCCGGGGCGCTGAACGGGTTGGGCGCCAACCTGAGTGCGGCCCTGTCGCTGGGGCTGTCCGGTTCGCTGGCGGGGCTGGGCCCGCTGGGGGCGGCCATCGCGGCGGGTCTGACCGGTGGGCTGTCGGGCCTGGTGAACCTTGGTGGCACGCTGGCCGCGGACCTGGGTACCGGCTTGAGCAGCCTGCTCAACGGCGGTCTGAACCTGGCGGGCAGCCTGGCCGGTGGTCTGAGTGGCCTCGGTGCGACGCTGGGCGCGACCATCACCGGCAGCCTGGCGGCCGGCCTGAGCGGGCTGGCGGGCCTGGGTGGCCTGCCCGCCGCGCTGGCCGGCAGCCTGGAAGCGGGCTTCACCGGCCTGGAGAACGTGGGTGCCGGCCTGGCGGCCAACCTGGCCAACGGCCTGGGCGTGCTGGTGAACACCGGTGCCGCGATCGCCGGGGACCTGGCCGGGGCGCTGGGTCCGCTGGGTGCCAGCCTGAGCGGGGCGCTGAACCTCGCGCTGAGCGGCTCGCTGGCGGGCCTGGCTCCGCTGGCGGCGGCGCTGCAGGCGGGGCTGACCGGTGGCCTGTCCGGCCTGGTCAACCTGGGCAACACGCTGGCCGCCGACCTGGGGACCGGTTTGAGCGGTCTGCTCAATGGTGGGTTGAACCTGGCGGGCAGCTTCGGTGCGGCGCTGTCGGGTCTGGGTGGGTCGCTGAGTGCGGCGCTGAACCTGGCGCTGAGCGGCAACCTGGCCGGGCTGAGTGGGCTGCTCGGGTTGCCGGCCGACATTGCGGCCAGCCTGGGTGCCGGGCTCAACGGGCTGATCAACACCGGAGCGACGCTGGCGGGCGACCTGGGTGCGGGTCTGAACGGCCTGCTGAGCCTTGGCGGTGGCCTGGGCGCCGACATTGCCGGGGCGCTGAACGGCCTCGGCGGGTCGCTGAGCGCCGCGCTCGCTCTGGGGCTGTCCGGTTCGCTGGCGGGCCTGGGCCCGCTGGGCGCGGCGATTCAGGCCGGCCTCACCGGCGGCCTGGGCGGCCTGGTCAACCTGGGCAACACCCTGGCCGCCGACCTCGGCGCCGGCCTGACCGGCCTGCTCAACGGCGGCCTGAACCTGGCGGGCAACCTCGGCGCCGCGCTGGGCGGGCTGGGCGGCACGCTCGGTGCGGCCCTGCAGGCCAGCCTTGGGGCCGGCCTGACCGGGCTGGGCAACCTGACGGGCCTGGGCGCCACGCTGGCCGCCGAGCTGGGAGCCGGACTGAACGGGTTGGGCAACCTCGGCGCCACGATCGCGGCCGATCTCGGCGGCGGGCTCAACGGGCTGCTCAACCTCGGCGCCACCCTGGGCGCCGACCTGGGTGCGGCGTTGGCCGGCCTGAACGCCAACCTGATGCTCAACCTGGGCGTCAACCTGGCGGCCGGCCTCAACGGCCTGGGTGCGTCGCTGGCGGCCCTGACCGGCGGCCTGACCGGCGGCTTCGCCGGCCTGGTCAACACCGGCGAACTGCTGCTGGGGACGCTGGGTAGCAGCCTGGCCGGCCTCGGTGGCACCGGCGCGGCGCTGGCCAGCATCTGGGGCAACGCAGCGGCTCAGATCGGCTCGGCGCTCAGCGGGGCCTTCTCCGGAAGCCTCGGCGTCGCGTTCCCGGGCCTGATCGGCGCGGGTGCCACCTTGGCGTCCGGCCTGGCCGCGGTCACCTTCGGCCTCGCGCAGACCGGCAACACCCTGGTGACCTCCGTGGTGACGGCCCTGCGGGACCTGGGACTGTCCCTCGAGGCCGCCATCAACGCCAGCCTCGGCATCGGGGTGTCCGTCTAG
- a CDS encoding PE family protein, with protein MSFVFTMPDMVSIAAQDLTAIHSTLGEATASAAAPTTAVIAAAEDEVSAGIASVFSRFGQAFQEISAQAQAFHQQFANLLNSGAAAYLSTEVSNAQQALINEATEPAQLLLGPSVLGTAAATTSKMPAIPAIVSEVLGPYQSLFSNTSANLQAISRSWSAGAGPALLQSLGAQAGYPMQLLSALETGNLPSAVAIASHIGQGYANLIEQLTVPVSLSVTALSPSTATLAVGLGLPQVLAYDALGAPVNAASAFVASSAAFFGALQAGNTTAAAVALLDAPANIANAFLNGSETLPVQLPFTGLALTAPVRFSGLLTPLAPFSTTTTTVPGSSLLSTITITAPPVGGLIPGLVEYAPQIIATALNG; from the coding sequence ATGTCGTTTGTATTCACGATGCCGGACATGGTGTCGATTGCGGCCCAGGACTTAACTGCCATCCATTCGACGCTGGGCGAGGCGACGGCGTCGGCAGCCGCTCCCACGACCGCCGTGATCGCCGCGGCCGAGGACGAGGTGTCGGCCGGGATCGCGTCCGTCTTCAGCAGGTTCGGCCAGGCGTTCCAGGAGATCAGCGCCCAGGCCCAGGCGTTTCACCAGCAATTCGCCAATTTGCTCAATTCCGGCGCGGCCGCCTACCTGAGCACCGAGGTCTCCAACGCGCAGCAGGCGCTGATCAACGAGGCCACCGAGCCCGCGCAGCTCCTGCTCGGGCCGTCGGTGCTCGGGACCGCCGCGGCCACAACGTCGAAGATGCCGGCGATCCCCGCGATCGTCAGCGAGGTCCTCGGCCCCTACCAAAGCCTGTTCTCGAACACCTCCGCGAACCTGCAGGCCATCAGCCGGTCATGGTCCGCCGGCGCCGGGCCCGCTCTGCTGCAGTCGCTCGGCGCCCAGGCCGGTTACCCGATGCAACTCCTCAGTGCCCTGGAAACCGGGAATCTGCCTTCGGCAGTGGCGATCGCCAGTCATATCGGCCAGGGGTACGCGAACCTGATCGAACAGCTCACCGTGCCCGTGTCGCTGTCGGTGACGGCGCTGAGTCCGTCGACGGCGACCCTGGCCGTCGGACTGGGCCTGCCGCAGGTGCTGGCCTACGACGCGTTGGGCGCACCGGTGAACGCCGCCAGCGCGTTCGTGGCCAGCAGCGCGGCTTTCTTCGGGGCCCTGCAGGCGGGCAACACCACGGCAGCCGCCGTCGCGTTGCTGGATGCTCCGGCCAACATCGCCAACGCCTTCCTCAACGGCTCGGAGACACTGCCGGTGCAGCTGCCCTTCACCGGGCTGGCGCTGACGGCACCCGTGCGTTTCAGCGGCCTTCTTACTCCCCTCGCGCCGTTCTCGACGACGACGACGACGGTTCCGGGATCGTCACTTCTGTCGACGATCACGATTACCGCTCCGCCCGTCGGCGGCCTGATTCCCGGCCTCGTCGAGTACGCGCCCCAGATCATCGCGACGGCGCTCAACGGCTAA
- a CDS encoding PE family protein, with the protein MSFVMTVPDLVQGAAQNLAGLHQSLAEAASTVAAPTTGLVPAAADEVSAAIAGMFGNYGAEFQAASAQARAFHAEFVNVLNAGAGAYLSTEVANAEQTLANVAAAPARAVFGGGASLGAAASSNPAAGLLGGLTGILGGGSGGGGTSGINGVLGGLTGGTGLGGLLGGLTGGAGGLTGLLGGLTGGAGGLTGLLGGLTGGTGLGGLLGGIGSLGGTLDSLGGGLTSLVSGALPGLPGLVTGLENQLTGIVNNLLPGLVQVNVGDVGPFFTGIAGPYEALVYNTWNNLQALGSSFLANPFPLLRQFVANQMVYGQTVLSSLQNAGQSVLANSAAFQAASQAFAAGNFAGGLVDLQTAFSGVGPALTPIATIPGHIAQNFANVVQTATNTAITPVLTLGTNPAPLSATIDNLVGLPIVAGIDLLGAPVSTIEAAGSSASAFMSAVQAGNASAAAAALIDAPAVIANGFLNGQATFPYALTLSGLTTPLGLNLSDIADLSVVANFPLDGLLVQPGYYPVTVSLDVLGGSLNGLGLGPITLNAGVGGTPFSGLLPFLINYAPDQLAIAIGAPASPPPLISIPL; encoded by the coding sequence ATGTCATTCGTCATGACGGTGCCGGACCTGGTTCAAGGCGCGGCCCAGAATTTGGCCGGCCTGCACCAATCGCTCGCCGAGGCGGCCTCGACCGTGGCGGCCCCCACGACCGGTCTGGTGCCGGCGGCCGCCGACGAGGTCTCGGCCGCCATCGCGGGCATGTTCGGCAACTACGGCGCCGAGTTCCAGGCCGCCAGCGCCCAGGCGCGGGCATTCCACGCGGAGTTCGTCAACGTGCTGAACGCCGGCGCCGGCGCCTACCTCAGCACCGAGGTGGCCAACGCCGAGCAGACGCTGGCGAACGTCGCTGCCGCACCGGCGCGCGCGGTGTTCGGCGGTGGCGCGTCCCTCGGCGCAGCCGCATCCAGCAATCCCGCCGCGGGGCTCCTCGGCGGCCTCACGGGCATCCTCGGCGGGGGTTCCGGCGGCGGTGGCACCAGCGGCATCAACGGCGTCCTCGGCGGCCTGACCGGCGGCACAGGTCTCGGCGGGTTGCTGGGCGGCCTCACCGGGGGCGCGGGTGGTCTGACCGGGTTGCTGGGCGGCCTCACCGGGGGCGCGGGTGGTCTGACCGGGCTGCTCGGCGGGCTGACCGGCGGCACGGGTCTGGGCGGGTTGCTGGGCGGCATCGGTTCGCTCGGCGGCACCCTGGATTCGCTGGGCGGCGGACTGACCTCGCTTGTGTCCGGCGCCCTCCCCGGCCTCCCGGGCCTGGTGACCGGGCTGGAGAACCAGCTGACCGGCATCGTGAACAATCTGCTGCCGGGCCTGGTCCAGGTGAACGTCGGGGACGTCGGCCCGTTCTTCACCGGCATCGCCGGGCCGTACGAAGCGCTCGTCTACAACACGTGGAACAACCTGCAAGCGCTGGGTTCCTCGTTCCTGGCCAATCCGTTCCCCTTGCTACGCCAGTTCGTGGCCAACCAGATGGTCTACGGCCAGACGGTCCTGTCGTCGCTGCAGAACGCCGGGCAGTCCGTCCTGGCGAATTCGGCGGCCTTCCAGGCCGCCTCGCAAGCGTTCGCGGCCGGCAACTTCGCGGGCGGCCTGGTCGACCTGCAAACCGCTTTCTCGGGCGTCGGGCCGGCGCTGACGCCCATCGCGACCATCCCGGGCCACATCGCGCAGAACTTCGCCAATGTCGTTCAGACGGCCACGAATACGGCGATCACGCCGGTGTTGACACTGGGCACCAACCCGGCACCGCTGAGTGCGACCATCGACAATCTGGTCGGCCTGCCGATCGTCGCCGGCATCGACCTGCTGGGTGCGCCCGTCAGCACCATCGAGGCGGCGGGGTCCAGCGCCTCGGCTTTCATGAGCGCCGTTCAGGCGGGAAACGCGTCGGCCGCGGCCGCGGCGCTGATCGACGCACCCGCCGTCATCGCCAACGGCTTCCTCAACGGACAGGCAACCTTCCCGTACGCGTTGACGCTATCGGGCCTGACCACGCCGCTGGGCCTGAACCTCAGCGACATCGCGGACCTCAGCGTGGTCGCCAACTTCCCGCTCGACGGGCTCCTCGTGCAACCGGGCTACTATCCGGTCACCGTCTCGCTCGACGTGCTCGGCGGCAGCCTCAATGGATTGGGCCTCGGGCCGATCACCCTGAACGCGGGTGTCGGCGGCACGCCGTTCAGCGGCCTGCTGCCCTTCCTGATCAACTACGCACCCGACCAGCTGGCGATTGCCATCGGAGCTCCCGCGTCGCCGCCGCCGCTGATCTCCATACCGCTCTAG
- a CDS encoding PE family protein, which translates to MSFVVATPDAVQAAAEKLAGIRSALVEASASAGVPTTGVVAAAQDEVSASVAAMFDTFGQEYQAISAQATAFHEQFVNLISSGAAAYLGTEIANAEQNALNAGGGSLATLNGLLGQPGGTAGALASSLHTAQSSILPIGAAPLGSLLSGLGSSVGQSVNHAGAMVTALEGGGAASLLSGQVQAALQPLSGNLVGLSGALRSLEAAFAPGLLQAGAANGLAAVEGPYQALFANTVANLQTLGTTWAANPAPFLHQLVTNEVGYAQTVAAGVEYLLQNFPTVLANLPANISAAFQSLLAFDPAPYVEQFIDNQIAYAQIISMSLQNAAHDFGIGLQALPAAFQSAFQALAAGNVGGAISDIVQGFGSLFVTGFAVTTVGTTVSVSVTGTIGDLLPILAIPGQMAQNFTNLLPAGSIAAQMSQNFTNILDTVTDTSITAVPVIGITILPPSFSVSLTNTLGLPMALVFDAAGAPINGLNAFNATGEAFVGAAEAGNGFGAAAALIDAPAVVANGFLNGQTTVPLSFNLAGFPSTINLPLNGLLVPTTPYTAAVTLGPPFGTVTVPAGGTPLSGLAQGLLNYLPEQLALAITPS; encoded by the coding sequence ATGTCGTTCGTTGTCGCGACGCCGGATGCGGTGCAGGCGGCAGCCGAGAAACTGGCGGGTATCCGCTCCGCACTCGTCGAGGCCAGCGCGTCGGCCGGCGTACCCACGACGGGAGTGGTGGCCGCCGCGCAGGACGAGGTGTCCGCCTCGGTCGCGGCGATGTTCGACACCTTCGGCCAGGAATACCAGGCCATCAGCGCCCAGGCGACGGCGTTTCACGAGCAGTTCGTCAACCTGATCAGCTCGGGCGCGGCCGCCTACCTCGGCACCGAGATCGCCAACGCCGAGCAGAACGCGCTCAACGCCGGCGGCGGCTCCCTCGCAACCCTCAATGGTCTGCTCGGGCAGCCCGGCGGGACCGCCGGTGCACTCGCCTCGAGCCTGCACACCGCGCAGTCGTCGATCTTGCCGATCGGCGCGGCGCCGCTCGGATCGCTGCTCAGCGGTCTCGGCTCGTCGGTGGGCCAGAGCGTCAACCACGCCGGCGCCATGGTGACCGCGCTGGAAGGCGGCGGTGCCGCGTCGCTGCTGTCCGGCCAGGTGCAGGCCGCCCTGCAGCCCCTTTCCGGCAACCTCGTCGGCCTCTCCGGCGCGCTGCGTTCACTGGAGGCCGCGTTCGCGCCCGGCCTGCTGCAGGCCGGCGCGGCAAACGGCCTCGCCGCCGTCGAGGGCCCCTACCAGGCCCTCTTCGCGAACACGGTCGCCAACCTGCAGACGCTGGGCACAACGTGGGCCGCCAATCCGGCACCCTTCCTGCACCAGCTCGTCACCAACGAGGTCGGCTACGCGCAGACGGTCGCGGCGGGCGTCGAATACCTGCTGCAGAACTTCCCGACGGTGCTGGCCAACCTGCCTGCCAACATCTCGGCCGCCTTCCAGTCGCTGCTGGCGTTCGATCCGGCCCCGTACGTCGAGCAGTTCATCGACAACCAGATCGCCTACGCCCAGATCATCTCCATGTCGCTGCAGAACGCGGCTCACGACTTCGGAATCGGTCTGCAGGCCTTGCCGGCGGCGTTCCAGTCGGCTTTCCAGGCGCTCGCCGCGGGCAACGTGGGGGGCGCGATTTCCGACATCGTGCAGGGGTTCGGCAGCTTGTTCGTCACGGGCTTCGCCGTGACGACCGTCGGGACGACCGTCAGCGTCTCCGTGACGGGGACCATCGGCGATCTGCTGCCCATCCTGGCCATCCCCGGGCAGATGGCGCAGAACTTCACCAACCTGCTGCCGGCCGGCTCGATCGCCGCGCAGATGTCCCAGAACTTCACGAACATCCTCGACACCGTGACGGACACGAGCATCACCGCGGTGCCGGTCATCGGCATCACGATTCTCCCGCCGTCGTTCAGCGTCTCCCTGACCAACACACTCGGGCTGCCGATGGCGCTGGTCTTCGACGCCGCGGGCGCTCCCATCAACGGGCTCAACGCGTTCAACGCGACGGGGGAGGCGTTCGTCGGGGCGGCGGAAGCCGGGAATGGGTTCGGAGCGGCCGCCGCCCTGATCGACGCGCCGGCCGTCGTCGCCAACGGTTTCCTCAACGGGCAGACGACGGTGCCGTTGAGCTTCAACCTCGCGGGCTTCCCCTCCACCATCAACCTTCCCCTGAACGGGCTTCTCGTGCCCACGACTCCCTACACCGCTGCCGTCACCCTCGGGCCGCCCTTCGGCACGGTCACCGTTCCGGCCGGCGGCACGCCGCTGAGCGGCCTCGCTCAGGGATTGCTGAACTACCTGCCCGAGCAGCTCGCGCTGGCGATAACGCCGAGCTGA